The genomic window GCGGGAGGCGGCAATGGCGGAGGgaatgggaaatgggaatggCTATGGCTGTGCCCACAGCCAGCGCACGGCACGGCTGGGCTTGTCGAGGGCCATACCTCTCATCCATCACTGTCGTGTGACGTCTGAGAGCGGCCCACAGTTCTGCTGGAAACAGATAACACTTGCTCCAGAACGCTCTGCATCATTAAACCCTAAAACGCCTAAAACCATTTGGAGGTCAGAGTTATTTATTAAAGgcagtagaatcatagaatcagccgggttggaaacccgacctctaagatcatcaagtccaacccttgtAGTCTCACTGTGCTCCACATTAAGGACCCCAGGCAAGCAAACTGGCGACTGTGAGGCAGCTTCGCTTTACaagcagaaacactgaaaactaTATTTGTGTCAATGAAAGAATTAATCGAAATAGAAAGCACACTATTTAAAAAGAGTAGccaggcactttttttttccctgtagtaATTCAGAATAACAATGACTTGACTGTTTAAACAAGATCATGGGAAAAAAGGCTAAAGAAGCTGGTGATAGTATTTTCTGTGCTCTTACAACTCACCACGAGGATAGGgcaaaatataattaaaatgaaaagagcagaaattaaAGAGGTTCCCACATCATCAAGAGGAATAGGTGGTGACAGTACACCCATTAGCTCAAACAGTCATCACATGCTTCCGATCATAAGGGAGATGCAATCAGACTGGAATTGCCACTTGGCAGAGTCGTTTTGTTTTGGATCAGACCTACAACATGGCCCAAGGAGTGGAACACAAGATCTCAGTGCCATCAAAAAGAGATGTCTCCTATTGACAGGAGCAGAATTATTAAAAGGCAGTTCATGCCAGAGGCAAATCTGATGACACGAGATCCATTCTTATTTAACAAAGCTGgactttgaaaattttcaagtaCTTTATTCCTGGGATCTGCTTTCATTCAGTACTAAAGTAAAACACAAGTAAGTACTGGAGAGGTAGAAAAATGGACTCTTTAAATTAAGATAATTCTAAGACATAAAAGTTCTGATCAGTAATGGCATTATTTTgtgatattaaaagaaaaaattcttcatttagAAGTGGAAGAAATAATTACTCTCTTTTCACTTCATGCCTTGTGGGGTGAAGCTaccatgtttttgttttgagacAACATTGGTTCTCAGACACTTGGATATATTTAAGGAAATTTAGAAGCACATTTttaaggtcatctagtccaatccccctgcagtgagcagggataTCTTTaactaggtcaggttgctcagagccccatccagtctgatcttgaatgtttccaggaataGGGCACCTACcagctctctgggcaacctgttccagtgtttcaccaccctcattgtaacAATAATATTCGTAGTCTGAATATAGTCAGTTTGTCCAGTCTGAATCTAGGctcctttagtttaaaactgttacctcttgtcctactgcaacaggccctgctaaaatgTCTGTCCCCATCTTTATTACAAGCCCCTTTTAGGTCCTGGAAGGCTGCAATGGGGTCTCCATGGAACCTTCTCCAGTTTGAACCACCCCAGCTGTCTCAGACTGttctcataggagaggtgctccatccctctaatcatcttgggatccctcctctggactcgctccaacaagtcaatgtccttcctgtgctggagactccagagctggatgcagcactgcaggtggggtctcatgagaccagagtacaggggcagaatcatctccctcgacctgctgaTCATCCTGCTTTTGATTCTTTCTGGATTGCAAGGGCACGTGGCTGAGTCATGTCCAGCCTCGTCCACCAGCaaccccaagtccttcttgtcAGGGGTGCCCTCTTTACATTCTCCTCACAGCCTATATTGACACCAGGGGTTGCCTTGACCCAGGTCCAACACCTTGCACTTGTCCATATTGATCCTCATGAGGTTCATATGGACCCACTTCTTCAGCTTGTCCAGGTacctcatttttttcaagttctaggtagaaaacaaaattcttgaATTTCTCAGataagatgtatttttatttctttaccatgggaacataaaataaaaaagaaccaTGGTGTAACTATGGCTATTATGCTTATGATTTTATAGGCATAATGGAGTATCACAGGGTTACACTCATGGTTAATACACACCCATGAGTGCTTGAGGATCAGGAACTAAGGCCCTTTTCCCTCATGTCCACGCTGTTACTATTATTCATGTATGTAACAAAACCAGTAGTTGCTATAGAACAATCAAAAATCTGAGAACAAATAATGCCACTGATAGGGCTGAGCACATCAAGTATACCTGCCAGTTCTGAGGTTAGGTACAAGAAAATGCCCAGCTAGGATGTGATTTGAAATGTGTGCAACAAAATCATTCCCATTTTAAATTCTGCAGACAGTGTAGGGTCCCAGTGGTAGGTGCTGTGGGGTCTGCCCCTGCCTGAGGCTGCTCCCTGACCATTCCATTGCtggtgagcagggctggggcagtgctgATGAGGGCAGCCACTTCAGGGTCCTGCTGCCAGCAAAAGCCACATTTTGGCTCAGACACTGAACAAGCCTGGTGGCCCCATTCCTGAACCCCATCTTGTGCCCCAACACCCATGCGACAGCACAAACTCCTCCCCAGACCTGCCCAGTTCTCAACAGAGTTTTGGCAGATTATTGTcaacagccctgccctgctcttccTGTTTGAGCGCTGTGGGACAGTGACTCTTTTTACCGAAGTCACTGTCTCTCCATGCCTTGTCACCCTCCCTCCACTCCTggctctcctcctcctgtgcagcAATCCACCCTTGCTGCTCCCTCACATGCACCTTCCTCCGAAAGCTGCCTGTGCACCCTGAGGATTTTACAGAGGTGTATTCATGAAGCGGTGTTGTTATGTCACATCATAGCCAACGGCACAAAAAATGTCCCAATGGCAAATAAAgggcaattttttttgtgtgagtATGGGAAGTTCTGTATCAGCAAAGCTCTTGTATAATAGAGCTTGTGAATGCTTTTTACCATCTGTAGTTGGCAAGGAGATTTTGTCCCATCCTGGCAAGTGATGACATGGCCTCAATAAAACATGACTTTGTCACCTCTTGGATGAATTACAGCAGTACAAAATAAGGGGATATGAAGTCATCTGCCTTTATGGCTCAGTTCATACCAGAATGAAGCAGGCCAGCCCTCGAGCAATCCAAGAAATTATCAAAGTGctcttgtttctttccttaTCTTTCAGGCAGTCAGTGAATTGGCCATTACACCCTGAAGAGTCTCTGAAGGACTGTAATTCAACATATTTGCTCCTTAACCACAGTCTGTTACCAGGTAACTTTCCTTTTCgccagaaaaaaagagctgttttttttgttgaaagGGTTGCAGTTCTTGGCTTTAGTACAAATGTACATAGCACAGCAGACAGGAAaggaacacattttaaataaaaaataaacagcacaaatttctttttggatttgaaaggaagaaagagtcATAAACAACAAATGGCAGCTGAGTACCTCCCCTAAAAAGTGCACAGTAAGAGGGTTATGAGGGAGATGGAAAAGGTGCTCAATAGAACAGAATGAAATGGATCTTGCAGTGGACCTCTAAGTACCAGAGGGAGTTTTATCCCTGGTGTTAAGGGAGCAACATTGATTCCAACTATAGAGCACTTCTCAGAACAGTATCTTTGTTTTTACATTGAAAATTGTGTGAAATTCATTGTTAATTTAGCTTTCATCTTCTCAAGATATGTATCACAAGTTCTGTAGCTACAGGCTCCTTGATCTTTGAGTGCAATTTATGTTTAAGACTTCATTGCTACTGCTAAATCACAGGATCCAAGAAGCAGTTGAATTGATAGCATCTCTTGAAAACccaatgaaaacaaatacagacTTTAGCCTTATTCAGTATACATTTGTCCTATGTTTTTTGTGGATCACCTCTAATATCACACTCCTTTTTGGAGTAGCACCATGGACAAGCTAAACATCATACCAAAACTAATTGTCTATGCTTAAAAAAGTTAAGAGATCTTTTTACCGCCTGGAATAAATTGAAATGAGGCAACTTCAACAGAAtaatctcagttttcttttatcCTTGTTGCTGGACCCTGTACTCCCTGTACTCCAGTGATCTACACACTCCTGCTGGTACATACACTGTGTAGTTGCAAGTTGACTTTTTAGAGACATTTTGAGACGAAGCATACAGTCTTATCCAGTCCAATATTTTAAGCCTGCACAGTTACACAATCTGGGTAGGGACAATGTAACCTGTTGACAAACTGTGGCCTGGAGCAGTACTTTGCTTAGTGAAACTATGACCACACATACTTAAGAGCAATGGTTCACTTGAATGACCATCTCTCATACTTGGCACTTTACGTCTGTAGACTGTTCTCATATGTAGCAGTACATGCTGCCACACATGACATTTGGCTTCTACTAAATATTTCAAGTAACAAGCATCAGATACAAATACAGATGAAAACATGGCCAAATTGGTAAAGAACTGTATGAGGTAAAAATAACCAAAAGCATAAGATGATCAAGAAAGTAATACAATAATTTATGATTTTGTATAGTTTCACTAACTGTGATGTGAAGTTGTGGCAGCATGTTTATCAGCATGAACTAAGAATAAAGTGAAACCGAACCTAGATCAGCTTTTTCACTGGCCCCGGAACAACAATGCCTCGTTTCCTAGAGATTTGTGTCCTCGGCATACTTAATACAGTGCAGTTCACTCTTCCTGTCCCCCAATACTTTCTGCTCTATTCTGCCACTATTCCCAAATGTCCTCCTTGTCCCAGACTACCATCTGAGCAAGCGGGAGCGTATTTTTTGCCTGGTTTTTAGGTAATACTAAAAACTATGTGTGCGTTGCACCAGCAGCCAGCAGCTTAGACTAGGTAACTCCTGAGTAAAGGTTAAGGGTTCTGTCTCTTTCAACAGGAATAGAAATTCTTTTCATGATTACTGGACTTCACAAAATTTACCAAATATATTATCATCTTTTAATGTCTAGTTTTAACTGGACTTGCTACAAAGCCAGCTCTCAGGTTCTTCAATTGTCAttgggaaggaaaacaatggaaaaatgcCTGCTCACAATGTATTACCACAGAAAACTACTTTAAAATGCTGAGTTTACAACTGCAAGGGTACAAGTACTTGCCCTAAGAGTTCTGACTGTTCTCAGCTTGTAACAGAATAAAGTTAAGGTACAGTTTTAAAGAGGCACGGTTATAATCCATTTTATTACTATTTGTAGTTATTAACCTTATGGTCTCTATACCATAATCTGCAACTGCAGTTGCTAGTAACTGGATTTTATTATTCCCACATCTTAAAAGATAAGATCAAGATATGAAAGGCTAAAACCAAATGAccctcttgctgctgctggcatgGCTCACTCAGATCACAGTGAGGCAGGCTTGCTTAGGGATCTAAAAGTTTTAAGATACCTGCTGTTTGCATACTTGCTGTTTACCTGCTCAGTAAATATGGATCATAGATATAGCTTAGCACTACATATTTAGGGATGAgcagttcaaaagaaaattatgttatATATTATGTCACAAATGTAGTCAGTGTTACAGCTATAAATTTTACCCTGGAAATATATTCTGTCAAAAACACTGTCCATGCCTTGTAACATTTCCCGTTGGCAAGATAAAACTTGGATGAGCTCTACATTACTGGAATGGCTTCAAAACCAACTGCaggcagaaattatttataagtGTCTGTTATTCACAGCTAAAATAGTCTTCTGCTACACGGTGTTCTGACACAGCACAGTACTGGTGTACAGCTCTCCTCAACAGGACCATGACCTTCAAAATGACTGCACACAACAATGCTGTGCCTACTGTGAACCAGTCACACAGAAGTGTTTGCCTTCCTGTAGTTTCATTAAAAGCTGAGAATAATACTTTACACAGAAGTACTCCCACTTAAACAAGCAGGACTACTTGTAACCAACAATTCCAGCACACAGGTaagggctgggaaggaagggcagATAGATATTCACTGACTGGTTACACAGTTGAACACCAGGGGTCTGGCATAAAgctttaatatatattttacatcaGTGCAATTCCCCTAGAACGCACATTTTCACATGATAAAAATCTTAAGTAATACCACAGTAAATCACAACATTGAAAATTAACTGCTAATACTCTACTGAAcggaaagatttttcttctttttttttttttttagtagaataTTTTAAGTGTCTCTTCTTAATAACAGGTTACGCACTATTTTCCCCATATACAGATAAAAGGCCTGTCTCTTAGTCCTGGCTGGCTTTTAGTTCACCAACAGCTATTTTCTCATCTCATGTCCCTAACTCCTTTCTCTGGCAGGTCATGTGGCTGGAGAGCTCCAGGGCAGTGTCTCAGCCCAGAGGAGCTGACCAGCCCCAGCTGTGTCAGAGCCAGACGGGTGCAGGAACCAGCCTCAACTCCTCCAGCTCAACTCACCAcgttttcctgctctgctgatgCATTTTAGCCTTGAACCGAAAAATCCATGTTGTGCATTTGTAAGAGACACAGGGCTATTACTTAAGTGAGAAGAATgagggatgatttttttttaaataaataaatgcttatAGTATACAATCAGTGAACATTCCGTTGATGCTGGaacaaaaatatgtataaaaactTTAGCTATTAGATTTCCTTCTATTCATCGTTTCTGATTAACCAGAATGCAcaatataaaaacattaattttctcaGTTCAGGCCAGATGTCCCAATTCCAGAGACAATATCCACTCAGAAACTGATTAATGCCTATTAATTTCATGCCTTTATAACAAAGATAAATTcaataatatatttacataattttttgaaataatCCATTCTCTGATCCTGCATTAATTTCTTAACAGCTGCAGGACACATCACCTTATATTGTAAATCTGGACTGCATACTGATAGACTGTCACAagtcctgttttctttccaacagCTATAAAAAGCTAAAGCAGGATGTCattcctgttttcatttgctagctgttttctcccccttttacattctattttttgtttcttttcctgttagAAATTACCTCTCAAACCAACTTAATAATTTAACACTTACTTGCAAAAAGTGATCTAATTAAGGAGTGAATCCATGCTGAACACTCTGCAATGCAGGCAAGTATGTGAACTGCAATTTTGGAAACAGTTTTGTTTACTGTAAATGAAACTTAGGTTCTGTGAAAGAACTCCTGCTGAATATAACAAAATTTCCAAATACTCAGCCCcttgagaaaagaaatgcagcactcagaatatttttaatggatttaGTAGTGAATATTTCACTCTCAGATATAGCGTAACCATGTTGCAGTATTTTTCCCTCtactcttttatttctttacatatGTACATTACTTAAAACCACATAGATTTATTGAAGTCATCTTCAAAAATACATTAGCAGTTTTTTGCACCTTTTGCACCTATCTTGCACCTTTTAGTGACAGCATCTACATAGTATCAATACAGAATTTAAAGTTATAAGTTTCAACAGAGGCACCCTCTCATACTGATGTTTGCAAACCACTTATTAAGGAGGGAGAGTGTTACAAACAAATCCATCTGCTGTGGTACCACTGCTCTCCACATTCATTGCAAATAGCGTAAGTCAACATTTGTTCATCTGGATTCGTGTTTCGCACCCAACCTGGAAGAAAGAGAGTTCCTCTGGCAATCACAGTGACAGTGCAATCAAATTTTTCACAGCGCCTAcactttattttgtttgtctgtgtgcCATTAATAACTCGTGGAAGCTGATGTTCCCGAACAGATGATTCTGTGTACAGAGCCCTGAGCTGTTTCAGTTCATCGCTGGCCATTTCCATCACTGTCATCTCAGCAAAAGCCTTTGGGCTCAAAGTCCCTGTAAAAAGGTTATGTTTCAAGTGGTAATTTTTAGGGTTCTTCAGGTTAGAGATTTTACTTCTGAtgcaatttttatattttttgtcatttttagcATGAAgagcaaaaatatgtttttcaatttctttagATAACTCTAGCCATTTAACAGTTTCTTCTTCATCTTTGGCAGAACCAATCAAAGCTTTATATAGAAGATCTGTACATTTGTACCTAAGAGCTCTCATCGGTCCTGCTGCAGACTTGCTTTTTTCAACAGATTTAGAGTCTTCATTAACAGTGTGTTGCTCCTCAAAAGAAGAAAGCTGATTCATACTGCCTTCTGCATTGTTACATACCACATTTTTAACAGTTTGAGGTGGGACCAAAAAGCTGGAACTAGTACCTGGTAAtgcctcctcctgccatggTCCTTCAGACAGCAACTGCTCTCTAGGAACCACACTGCAATGCTCAATTACCTCTTTCACATACACAGAAACTGACTGTTTAACTTGCATTGACCAAACACAGTTATTCTTGTAAAGTGCTTTCCACCTTGATAAtaactgctttgctttctttttcaaccGTCCTGAAGGGCAGGTCTTGAGTACTCTGTATACAGCCTGGGTAACTTCTGTCCCCTGAAGATATTCTACAGTCATATCAACATCTTCAAGTTCTTTAAGATGATCCTCAATATCTTGCAAATTGTTCTCATACAGCAGTTTTTCAATACAACGGGTTCTGTGTACAATATTTTTCCAATCAGACATTTTtaaacctgaaacaaaaaaaaattatcatatttACTGCATTTATGGCATTAATTCATCTTCTGTATATTCACACAAcgttttctttttcatttcatgctattttacactattttatttgtaaacatTACTGGGTTTGCCACCATTTTCTTCAAATTGTGTACAGAAGAATTAatgaagcaaaagcaaaatgcagaggAGCCCAGGTcctggaaaaatgcaaatgggCAGGCTACTCTAACTCATTCCAGAAAAATACTATCAGACAGGAGAGCCTACAGGGACTTCTGCTGGGGTAGTCAAGTGACTACAAATGAACTCAGTACAAGGCACAATGAcacaaaataatagaaaaatcaaAGTGGGTCCAAAACCTTCACATTAAAGGTTCTTTTTTTGGCTACTGCTTTTGGGGGATTGCAagtttagttggttttttttggttttggttttataaaTCAGTCATTCCTGTAaccatatattaaaaattttttttcacaaattctTATAACAAATGCTGAGATGTTTGGCtatctgtggttttgtttcagtgaaatCTGCAAGTTTCCACTTGGTTTCTCATAAGAAATCCTTTAGATAAATTCAAATATATAGGATTTGGCATTAGAAGACTAACTTGGAATAGGAAGCAATGTGTATCATAGCTACTTTTTCCAcaaatttatttggttttgccAGTGTATGTTGTAGCCTGTGCAATGGAATTACTGATTAGTGCAGAAAATAGACACATGCAGAAAACATACAAAGTTAGAAAGTTTAAGAAAATTTGCACAGTCACATTGTTTTAGTTAAAATTTTAACTTCTACAGCAGACAGATGAGATACCTGTGAACTgtgattttttcatttcacactTTTTCCTCAAGCCTTTGTTacttcaaaagaataaaattaaccAGCTAATGAGGACTTGGCATCTGACCAAAAGTTACTGACCTAAACGAGTTTTTCAAGCACCTAATGGAGATGCTAGAGTTTTCAGGCTTTTGGAGTACTTTTTTGTCACCATAACTTGATATTAGGGATTTCTTCAATTAGTGAACAGCAAGTAGGTGAACACGTTGTATTGGGAGCCGCAAAGTGAAGTTTTGGGGTTACTCTGCAGAAAGTCTAAGTGAACTGACATAAATCAGTGAAACTTAAGCCCAAAACACCATTCTGGTTCCTACATGATCCTCGACTTTTCACTTGCTATGCTATATCTCTTctaaaaatttctcttta from Chiroxiphia lanceolata isolate bChiLan1 chromosome 2, bChiLan1.pri, whole genome shotgun sequence includes these protein-coding regions:
- the TCEANC gene encoding transcription elongation factor A N-terminal and central domain-containing protein isoform X3; this translates as MSDWKNIVHRTRCIEKLLYENNLQDIEDHLKELEDVDMTVEYLQGTEVTQAVYRVLKTCPSGRLKKKAKQLLSRWKALYKNNCVWSMQVKQSVSVYVKEVIEHCSVVPREQLLSEGPWQEEALPGTSSSFLVPPQTVKNVVCNNAEGSMNQLSSFEEQHTVNEDSKSVEKSKSAAGPMRALRYKCTDLLYKALIGSAKDEEETVKWLELSKEIEKHIFALHAKNDKKYKNCIRSKISNLKNPKNYHLKHNLFTGTLSPKAFAEMTVMEMASDELKQLRALYTESSVREHQLPRVINGTQTNKIKCRRCEKFDCTVTVIARGTLFLPGWVRNTNPDEQMLTYAICNECGEQWYHSRWICL
- the TCEANC gene encoding transcription elongation factor A N-terminal and central domain-containing protein isoform X2, yielding MRSQGRFRSSPCNVREETFYEAQSSMRDQNTSPLSQGKSLKMSDWKNIVHRTRCIEKLLYENNLQDIEDHLKELEDVDMTVEYLQGTEVTQAVYRVLKTCPSGRLKKKAKQLLSRWKALYKNNCVWSMQVKQSVSVYVKEVIEHCSVVPREQLLSEGPWQEEALPGTSSSFLVPPQTVKNVVCNNAEGSMNQLSSFEEQHTVNEDSKSVEKSKSAAGPMRALRYKCTDLLYKALIGSAKDEEETVKWLELSKEIEKHIFALHAKNDKKYKNCIRSKISNLKNPKNYHLKHNLFTGTLSPKAFAEMTVMEMASDELKQLRALYTESSVREHQLPRVINGTQTNKIKCRRCEKFDCTVTVIARGTLFLPGWVRNTNPDEQMLTYAICNECGEQWYHSRWICL
- the TCEANC gene encoding transcription elongation factor A N-terminal and central domain-containing protein isoform X1; the encoded protein is MHISQDSMGFLCYSSLRSSPCNVREETFYEAQSSMRDQNTSPLSQGKSLKMSDWKNIVHRTRCIEKLLYENNLQDIEDHLKELEDVDMTVEYLQGTEVTQAVYRVLKTCPSGRLKKKAKQLLSRWKALYKNNCVWSMQVKQSVSVYVKEVIEHCSVVPREQLLSEGPWQEEALPGTSSSFLVPPQTVKNVVCNNAEGSMNQLSSFEEQHTVNEDSKSVEKSKSAAGPMRALRYKCTDLLYKALIGSAKDEEETVKWLELSKEIEKHIFALHAKNDKKYKNCIRSKISNLKNPKNYHLKHNLFTGTLSPKAFAEMTVMEMASDELKQLRALYTESSVREHQLPRVINGTQTNKIKCRRCEKFDCTVTVIARGTLFLPGWVRNTNPDEQMLTYAICNECGEQWYHSRWICL